In one Gimesia sp. genomic region, the following are encoded:
- a CDS encoding WD40 repeat domain-containing protein: protein MDVSPTEITASPEGNRVAVIADEEVLCVRDLGSNRDVFFRGKRIREKPDKTVSVIDAPFFSHIRDSGADMLIYTRDNSWATGKVFVHNLKTKQTNSFDARNGHIELDVSFPKRQMVVTGTSTDLTVFDFEGQVIAHKKKATRERNIAVEYSPAGDRILVGCWDNSLYVFSLKENGE from the coding sequence ATGGACGTTTCGCCCACTGAGATAACGGCATCACCCGAGGGGAACCGTGTGGCGGTGATTGCCGATGAAGAGGTGTTGTGTGTGCGGGACCTGGGTTCGAATCGCGACGTTTTCTTTCGCGGCAAACGCATCAGGGAGAAACCAGATAAGACGGTCTCTGTGATCGACGCTCCTTTCTTCAGTCACATTCGCGACAGTGGAGCGGACATGTTGATCTATACCAGAGACAACAGTTGGGCTACGGGAAAGGTGTTCGTTCATAATCTGAAGACAAAACAGACCAACTCTTTTGATGCACGTAACGGACACATTGAACTGGATGTCTCCTTTCCCAAACGTCAAATGGTCGTAACCGGCACATCGACCGACCTGACCGTGTTTGATTTTGAGGGCCAGGTGATTGCCCACAAGAAAAAAGCGACCAGGGAACGCAACATCGCTGTGGAGTATTCGCCTGCAGGTGATCGAATCCTGGTGGGATGCTGGGACAACAGCCTCTATGTATTCTCGCTCAAAGAAAATGGCGAATAA
- a CDS encoding DUF4177 domain-containing protein, which translates to MTTHRILFTALALIICAAILFSQTPPPVAQAAAMHAAPAWEYKIADASVKLGELETAGEITNARIKAALEQFLNQQGANGWELVSYSGTMAVYKRAVRN; encoded by the coding sequence ATGACGACTCACCGCATACTCTTCACAGCACTTGCACTCATCATCTGCGCTGCGATTCTCTTTTCACAAACTCCTCCCCCCGTCGCACAGGCAGCAGCTATGCACGCTGCACCAGCCTGGGAATATAAAATCGCGGATGCCAGCGTGAAATTAGGGGAGTTGGAAACAGCCGGCGAGATCACGAATGCACGCATCAAAGCCGCGCTCGAACAGTTCTTAAACCAACAGGGAGCCAACGGCTGGGAACTCGTCTCCTACTCGGGAACAATGGCGGTCTATAAGCGTGCAGTGAGAAATTAA
- a CDS encoding sigma-70 family RNA polymerase sigma factor → MNSQQLLEMYQAGENEAATVLFDRYVARLIALARSRIGARLRRRIDPEDVIQSAYRSFFVHARVGEYQLQKTGDLWRLLAGITLHKLYGQIEKHTAGKRSIDREAPPDTILATATVPEPAPSEVVAIIEELSLLIQDLPSEERLVLTASLQGQENAEISSTIGKSERTVRRLLANARNKLEQRLLHHNTPEADFQLPAEEYAAPLRYEDYVLEQLLGSGGMGKVFRARVKGTQQKVAIKALHKKRQSDRRAVSQFVNEAQVLTKLQHPHLVRVEGLGRFPHGGYFMVMDYIDGVDLQSQLQTGPFTTPEAVSIILHVSDAIGYAHDQGIIHCDLKPANILRDQRDNIRVTDFGFAYLIAGSTTPVNSIGGTAGYLAPEILNRQSLPAPTTDIFSLGVLLWTLITGTLPASPFKLTGVKQQQAPVAHIVKRCLSPTPQNRFQKTSELQQALLTLQ, encoded by the coding sequence TTGAATTCACAACAACTGCTGGAGATGTACCAGGCAGGCGAGAACGAAGCAGCGACGGTCCTGTTTGACCGTTATGTCGCACGGCTCATCGCCCTGGCGCGGAGCCGTATCGGGGCCAGGCTCCGTCGTCGAATCGATCCCGAGGACGTTATCCAGTCTGCTTATCGCAGTTTTTTCGTGCATGCCCGGGTCGGAGAGTACCAGTTGCAAAAGACGGGGGACCTCTGGCGTCTACTGGCAGGCATCACGCTGCATAAGCTCTACGGTCAGATTGAAAAGCACACGGCGGGAAAGAGAAGCATTGATCGTGAAGCACCTCCAGACACCATTCTCGCGACTGCAACCGTTCCCGAACCTGCGCCGTCAGAGGTCGTCGCGATCATCGAAGAATTAAGCCTGCTCATCCAGGACCTGCCTTCGGAGGAACGACTCGTCCTCACGGCCAGCCTCCAGGGGCAGGAGAATGCAGAGATCTCTAGCACCATCGGGAAATCAGAGAGAACCGTCCGGCGTCTGCTGGCAAATGCCCGCAATAAGCTGGAACAACGCTTGTTGCATCACAACACGCCCGAGGCTGACTTTCAGCTCCCCGCAGAGGAATACGCTGCTCCCTTGCGCTATGAAGATTACGTGCTCGAACAGTTACTCGGATCAGGTGGCATGGGCAAGGTATTTCGTGCCAGAGTGAAAGGGACACAACAGAAAGTCGCCATCAAGGCACTGCATAAAAAACGCCAGTCCGACAGGCGTGCCGTCTCGCAGTTCGTCAATGAGGCACAGGTTCTCACAAAGTTACAGCACCCGCATCTCGTACGCGTCGAGGGTCTGGGACGATTCCCCCACGGGGGCTACTTCATGGTGATGGACTATATTGACGGCGTCGATTTGCAGTCGCAACTGCAAACCGGACCTTTTACCACCCCAGAAGCGGTCAGCATCATTCTTCACGTCTCAGACGCCATCGGTTATGCACACGACCAGGGCATCATTCATTGTGACCTCAAACCGGCGAACATCCTGCGTGATCAACGGGACAACATTCGAGTAACGGATTTCGGCTTCGCCTATCTGATTGCAGGCAGCACCACACCAGTCAACAGCATCGGCGGTACCGCAGGATATCTCGCACCGGAAATCCTCAATCGCCAGAGTCTGCCCGCCCCCACAACCGACATTTTCAGCCTGGGTGTGCTGCTCTGGACTCTGATCACCGGCACGCTACCCGCATCCCCATTCAAGCTGACCGGTGTAAAGCAGCAACAGGCCCCCGTAGCCCATATCGTCAAACGCTGTCTCTCCCCAACGCCTCAAAACCGCTTTCAGAAAACCAGCGAACTGCAACAGGCACTGCTGACTCTTCAATAA
- a CDS encoding 4Fe-4S binding protein, protein MAFVVTAPCVGCKDTSCVLACPCDCFHEGEQMLYIDPEECIDCDACRAECPVEAIFYEDDVPEEWQSFIQLNAEMVTQTPAITEKKTPLK, encoded by the coding sequence ATGGCGTTCGTTGTGACCGCTCCCTGTGTGGGATGCAAAGATACAAGCTGCGTTCTCGCTTGCCCTTGCGACTGCTTTCACGAGGGGGAGCAGATGCTCTACATCGATCCGGAGGAGTGCATTGACTGCGATGCGTGCCGGGCGGAATGCCCCGTGGAGGCGATTTTTTATGAAGATGATGTCCCGGAGGAGTGGCAGAGTTTTATTCAGCTCAATGCCGAGATGGTAACTCAGACTCCTGCGATCACGGAGAAAAAAACGCCTTTAAAGTGA
- a CDS encoding NPCBM/NEW2 domain-containing protein, with the protein MFSSINRHILIPACVIAWLTLISAGGIPVLQAFPPAENLDFSEKYKQLLLQAKAAPSPGTLKEVAFEAINASQAAIQAGDYTAAVKIATLAFKIGRSAGNNHASSLATSLKQRSAILAREYRDVEKYHQILQQDPDDAHAAFLYGQFVALKLNNRKEGLAWLARGDDAGYRALAKQELANSNNAGALLAVADGWYQLADQEKGNTRQELEQHAYDLLGRVWTDSPATDRDLLNDKLSAMPLRYLNHMPEEDVVPGPKPFGKNGESGYLDGLFTVNLVEYANGLSLHPPANGFARVRYQLNGQYKTFVTGVGLLDHPTEVRSKVIFYVIGDDRVLWKSPPIQGRGDVVFCKVSVRNINRLEIRTECPGGAYGANAVWLDPHVLK; encoded by the coding sequence ATGTTCTCTTCCATCAATCGTCATATTCTCATACCAGCTTGCGTGATTGCCTGGTTGACCCTGATATCTGCAGGTGGGATTCCGGTTCTGCAGGCATTTCCTCCTGCGGAGAACCTTGATTTTTCTGAGAAGTACAAGCAGCTGTTACTGCAGGCAAAAGCAGCGCCTTCTCCGGGAACTCTGAAAGAGGTGGCGTTCGAAGCGATCAACGCCAGTCAGGCTGCGATTCAGGCGGGCGATTATACTGCTGCAGTGAAGATTGCGACGCTCGCATTTAAAATCGGGAGATCGGCGGGGAACAATCATGCCTCCAGCCTGGCAACCAGTTTAAAACAACGGTCTGCGATCCTGGCGCGCGAATATCGCGATGTAGAAAAGTATCATCAGATTCTGCAACAGGACCCCGACGATGCGCATGCGGCATTCTTATATGGCCAGTTTGTCGCCTTAAAGTTGAACAACAGGAAAGAGGGGCTGGCATGGCTTGCCCGGGGAGATGATGCCGGCTATCGCGCTCTGGCGAAACAGGAACTGGCGAACTCGAACAATGCTGGTGCGCTGCTGGCGGTCGCTGATGGCTGGTATCAGCTGGCAGACCAGGAAAAAGGGAATACCAGGCAGGAACTGGAACAGCACGCGTATGATTTACTTGGCCGCGTCTGGACTGACTCGCCCGCTACAGACCGCGATCTGCTGAATGACAAGTTAAGCGCGATGCCTCTCAGGTACCTGAATCACATGCCGGAAGAAGATGTTGTGCCTGGTCCGAAGCCCTTTGGTAAAAACGGAGAGAGTGGATATCTGGATGGATTGTTTACTGTCAACCTGGTTGAGTATGCCAATGGTCTCAGTCTGCATCCGCCGGCTAATGGTTTTGCACGCGTTCGATATCAGCTGAATGGTCAATACAAGACCTTCGTGACCGGCGTCGGTTTGCTTGATCATCCGACTGAGGTTCGCTCGAAAGTCATCTTTTACGTGATCGGAGATGACAGAGTTCTCTGGAAATCGCCACCCATTCAAGGCCGAGGTGATGTGGTCTTTTGTAAGGTTTCTGTCAGGAACATCAACCGACTGGAAATTCGCACCGAATGTCCGGGCGGTGCCTACGGTGCGAATGCCGTCTGGCTCGATCCGCACGTGCTGAAATAA